Proteins from a single region of Streptomyces sp. Tu 3180:
- a CDS encoding transcriptional repressor has product MVSTDWKSDLRQRGYRLTPQRQLVLEAVDTLEHATPDDILVEVRKTASGVNISTVYRTLELLEELGLVSHAHLGHGAPTYHLADRHHHLHLVCRDCDNVIEADMEVAADFTAKLRDSFGFDTDMRHFAIFGRCGDCSLKASTTES; this is encoded by the coding sequence GTGGTGAGCACCGACTGGAAGAGCGACCTCAGGCAGCGCGGCTACCGGCTGACGCCGCAGCGCCAACTCGTGCTCGAAGCCGTGGACACCCTGGAGCACGCGACCCCCGACGACATCCTCGTGGAAGTGAGGAAGACGGCGTCGGGGGTCAACATTTCCACCGTCTACCGCACGCTGGAGCTCCTGGAGGAGCTGGGCCTGGTCAGCCACGCCCACCTCGGGCACGGCGCCCCGACGTACCACCTCGCCGACCGGCACCACCACCTGCACCTGGTCTGCCGCGACTGCGACAACGTCATCGAGGCGGACATGGAGGTGGCGGCCGACTTCACGGCCAAGCTGCGGGACTCCTTCGGCTTCGACACCGACATGAGGCACTTCGCGATCTTCGGCCGGTGCGGCGACTGCTCCCTGAAGGCTTCAACTACCGAGTCGTAG
- a CDS encoding FABP family protein, whose translation MIEIPSDLHKDLVPLAFLLGDWAGAGVHDFPGAEKCNFGQEVAFTHDGRDFLEYRSHTWVLDGDGNKVRPLESEHGFWRIDAQRKVEVTMTRDDGVIEIWYGELAEGKPQIDLVTDAVARTAASRPYSGGKRLYGYVKSDLMWVGEKQTPEVELRPYMSAHLKKVVTPEEVERWAKALPDDLPDDGIAFFK comes from the coding sequence GACTGGGCGGGCGCCGGCGTGCACGACTTCCCCGGCGCCGAGAAGTGCAACTTCGGGCAGGAGGTCGCCTTCACCCACGACGGCCGGGACTTCCTGGAGTACCGCTCCCACACCTGGGTGCTGGACGGCGACGGCAACAAGGTCCGGCCGCTGGAGTCCGAGCACGGCTTCTGGCGGATCGACGCCCAGCGCAAGGTCGAGGTGACGATGACCCGCGACGACGGCGTCATCGAGATCTGGTACGGCGAGCTGGCCGAGGGCAAGCCGCAGATCGACCTGGTCACGGACGCGGTCGCGCGCACCGCCGCCTCGCGGCCCTACAGCGGCGGCAAGCGGCTGTACGGCTACGTCAAGAGCGACCTGATGTGGGTCGGCGAGAAGCAGACCCCCGAGGTCGAGCTGCGTCCCTACATGTCGGCGCACCTGAAGAAGGTCGTCACCCCGGAGGAGGTCGAGCGCTGGGCCAAGGCCCTGCCCGACGACCTGCCGGACGACGGGATCGCCTTCTTCAAGTAG
- the dtd gene encoding D-aminoacyl-tRNA deacylase, whose protein sequence is MRAVVQRVDGASVVVDGETVGAIEGEGLCVLVGVTHEDTKEKAAQLARKLWSIRMLQDERSCSDVDAPLLVISQFTLYGDARKGRRPTWNAAAPGDVAEPLVDEVVAQLRALGATVATGRFGARMRVSLTNDGPFTVLLEI, encoded by the coding sequence ATGCGAGCAGTGGTGCAGCGGGTGGACGGCGCGAGCGTCGTCGTGGACGGCGAGACGGTGGGGGCGATCGAGGGCGAGGGGCTGTGCGTCCTCGTCGGCGTGACCCACGAGGACACCAAGGAGAAGGCGGCCCAGCTCGCCCGCAAGCTCTGGTCGATCCGGATGCTCCAGGACGAGAGGTCGTGCAGCGACGTCGACGCCCCCCTGCTGGTGATCAGCCAGTTCACCCTGTACGGCGACGCCCGCAAGGGCCGCCGCCCCACCTGGAACGCCGCCGCCCCCGGTGACGTCGCCGAACCGCTGGTCGACGAGGTGGTCGCCCAGCTGCGGGCGCTGGGCGCGACGGTGGCGACGGGCCGCTTCGGCGCGCGGATGCGGGTGTCGCTGACCAACGACGGCCCGTTCACCGTCCTGCTGGAGATCTGA
- a CDS encoding asparaginase, translating to MSAPSLPVAPPAVPPVLAEVVRSGFVEGRHRGSLVLLDADGDVELALGDVAAPVFPRSSNKPMQAAGVLRAGLDLAGERLALAAASHSGEGFHRDLVQKMLAEYGLGERQLGCPPDLPLDAEERDTYLAAGGVRDRVTMNCSGKHTAMLAACALRDWPLETYLDPDHPLQRIIHEGVEAAAGERVAAVGTDGCGAPLMAVSLVGLARAYRSFVLAEPGTPERRVADAMRAHPEYVAGTRRADTWLMREIPGVLSKMGAEAVQAVALPDGRALAFKVDDGAVRALGPVLARALGLMGVDAPVVERIGRAPLTGGGAVVGEIRAVF from the coding sequence ATGTCCGCACCGTCCCTGCCCGTCGCACCCCCCGCCGTGCCGCCCGTCCTCGCGGAGGTCGTCCGTTCCGGTTTCGTCGAGGGGCGGCACCGGGGGAGCCTGGTCCTGCTGGACGCGGACGGGGACGTGGAGCTGGCGCTGGGTGACGTGGCGGCGCCCGTCTTCCCCCGGTCCAGCAACAAGCCGATGCAGGCGGCGGGCGTGCTGCGGGCGGGCCTGGACCTGGCGGGGGAGCGGCTGGCGCTGGCCGCCGCGAGCCACTCGGGGGAGGGCTTCCACCGCGACCTGGTGCAGAAGATGCTGGCCGAGTACGGGCTGGGGGAGCGGCAGCTGGGCTGCCCGCCGGACCTGCCGCTGGACGCGGAGGAGCGGGACACCTACCTCGCGGCCGGCGGGGTGCGGGACCGGGTGACCATGAACTGCTCCGGCAAGCACACCGCGATGCTGGCGGCGTGCGCGCTGCGGGACTGGCCGCTGGAGACCTACCTCGACCCGGACCACCCGCTCCAGCGGATCATCCACGAGGGCGTGGAGGCGGCGGCGGGCGAGCGGGTGGCCGCCGTCGGCACGGACGGCTGCGGCGCCCCGCTGATGGCGGTCAGCCTCGTCGGCCTGGCCCGCGCCTACCGCTCCTTCGTCCTCGCCGAGCCCGGCACGCCCGAGCGCCGCGTCGCGGACGCCATGCGCGCCCACCCCGAGTACGTCGCCGGCACCCGCCGTGCCGACACCTGGCTGATGCGGGAGATCCCGGGCGTCCTGTCCAAGATGGGCGCGGAGGCCGTCCAGGCCGTCGCCCTGCCGGACGGCCGCGCCCTCGCCTTCAAGGTGGACGACGGTGCGGTGCGGGCCCTGGGGCCGGTGCTCGCACGGGCGCTGGGACTCATGGGGGTGGACGCGCCGGTGGTCGAGCGGATCGGCCGGGCACCGCTGACGGGCGGCGGGGCGGTCGTGGGGGAGATCCGGGCCGTGTTCTAG
- a CDS encoding folate-binding protein, which produces MKSPLLTLPGAVPAEGVDEGVAAHYGDLFREQRALADGTGFVDLSHRGVVTVSGADRLGWLHLLLTQHVSELPPHQATEALILSANGHIEHALYLVDDGETVWAHVEPGTQEALIAYLESMKFFYRVEVADRTADTAVVHLPAGSIAEAPEGVVVRETPYGRDLFLPRADLESYAGKAGPPAGILAHEALRVEQHRPRLGFETDHRTIPHELGWIGSAVHLQKGCYRGQETVARVQNLGKPPRRLVFLHLDGSEVHLPTPGTEIRLADDEPDGRKVGFVTTSARHHELGPVALALVKRNVPVDARLLAGETAAAQETVVEP; this is translated from the coding sequence ATGAAGAGCCCCCTGCTGACCCTGCCCGGCGCCGTCCCCGCCGAGGGCGTGGACGAGGGCGTGGCCGCCCACTACGGCGACCTGTTCCGCGAGCAGCGCGCCCTCGCCGACGGCACCGGTTTCGTCGACCTGTCCCACCGCGGGGTCGTGACCGTCTCCGGAGCGGACCGGCTCGGCTGGCTGCACCTGCTGCTCACCCAGCACGTCAGCGAGCTCCCGCCGCACCAGGCCACCGAGGCGCTGATCCTCTCCGCGAACGGCCACATCGAGCACGCGCTCTACCTGGTCGACGACGGCGAGACGGTCTGGGCCCACGTCGAGCCGGGCACTCAGGAGGCGCTGATCGCGTACCTGGAGTCGATGAAGTTCTTCTACCGGGTCGAGGTCGCCGACCGCACCGCCGACACCGCGGTGGTGCACCTGCCCGCCGGGTCCATCGCGGAGGCGCCCGAGGGCGTCGTCGTCCGCGAGACCCCGTACGGACGTGATCTGTTCCTGCCCCGCGCCGATCTCGAGTCGTACGCCGGGAAGGCCGGGCCGCCCGCCGGGATCCTCGCCCACGAGGCGCTGCGCGTCGAGCAGCACCGCCCCCGGCTCGGCTTCGAGACCGACCACCGCACCATCCCGCACGAGCTGGGCTGGATCGGGAGCGCGGTGCACCTGCAGAAGGGCTGCTACCGGGGCCAGGAGACCGTCGCCCGGGTGCAGAACCTGGGCAAGCCGCCGCGCCGGCTGGTCTTCCTGCACCTGGACGGCAGCGAGGTCCACCTGCCGACGCCGGGCACGGAGATCCGGCTCGCCGACGACGAGCCGGACGGGCGCAAGGTCGGGTTCGTCACGACGTCCGCGCGCCACCACGAGCTGGGGCCGGTCGCGCTCGCGCTGGTCAAGCGGAACGTGCCGGTGGACGCGCGGCTGCTCGCCGGGGAGACGGCGGCGGCCCAGGAGACCGTGGTCGAGCCCTGA
- a CDS encoding aerial mycelium formation protein, translating to MSTSGIGQPPGAVSLTHPGAGEREFHRPPTQRTDSPVLPGEQSEHDLTALSLPELRTLRRDAQRDEADLSYVRRLLQGRIDILGAELARRVPVGAASVAAAPAEASVVERLPEILRDAPARHRSSARHVTLGTPRSEEYRRLAAEMLAEVELSDLGARTDGELNAAMGRLVRYEQQVSWRRQRLQRTADDCSAEIARRYREGEAQVDDLLV from the coding sequence ATGAGCACATCGGGGATTGGGCAGCCGCCCGGGGCTGTCTCGTTGACCCACCCGGGGGCCGGGGAGCGGGAGTTCCACCGTCCCCCCACGCAGCGCACGGACAGCCCCGTGCTGCCCGGGGAGCAGTCCGAGCACGATCTGACCGCACTCAGCCTGCCCGAGCTGCGCACCCTGCGCCGCGACGCCCAGCGCGACGAGGCCGACCTCAGCTACGTGCGGCGGCTGCTGCAGGGGCGGATCGACATCCTGGGGGCGGAGCTGGCCAGGCGCGTCCCGGTGGGCGCCGCCTCGGTCGCCGCCGCGCCGGCGGAGGCGTCCGTGGTGGAGCGGCTGCCGGAGATCCTGCGGGACGCCCCGGCCCGGCACCGGTCCTCGGCCCGCCACGTGACGCTGGGCACGCCGCGGAGCGAGGAGTACCGGCGGCTGGCGGCCGAGATGCTCGCCGAGGTGGAGCTGTCCGACCTGGGCGCCCGCACGGACGGGGAGCTGAACGCCGCGATGGGGCGGCTCGTGCGGTACGAGCAGCAGGTGTCCTGGCGGCGGCAGCGGCTGCAGCGCACGGCCGACGACTGCAGCGCCGAAATCGCACGCAGGTACCGTGAAGGGGAAGCTCAAGTCGACGACCTGCTCGTGTGA